Proteins from a genomic interval of Plasmodium reichenowi strain SY57 chromosome 11, whole genome shotgun sequence:
- a CDS encoding putative membrane protein (conserved Plasmodium membrane protein, unknown function), which yields MSEYKVSSIYFSRSNKLLILMCVIFFSCSTHIFKNVFPFLFMLTGIATQHGNMNVYVKKNSWCDISSKLDRNTEHEQYIQKEDKEKKIIINTNTDGNKNINYDHPYNMMNLCYDELYNNGDENNEKHLLNLEHEYFIKNEYTTCKFCHNYIKNNNNNNNNNNNVYNNTYNNIYTDSYNNTCDNYYNNRYNNKRDHTGKGKYIDNNIFYYNKIHNKQNESVINKESISLYNNILSLIYFSSLITYIFIFFFDLSKKNYIINIFYITNLISHCIIFFILNDMQIFNSHLIQSIPNYIFVDDHKKKFSPFSQPYLNSHNNLSIQNIFNSIASQNGYIHDILYMDKKKKKKKMGLNNSTNERNNLKNKLDDLKNISILYNMDVYKSLFIFFIYPNNNIFFNPYLINMNWNIMSNISNDILYNKYEKSKDLYNNNNNNNNNNNNNNNYVIQSRIKEKNNVLDFLFLKRNKNIYYKKYLLVLYFFIMISSICSCYIKIYQKRILYCVFYINVGVITSFLILMNSLFKLFAHSLNYIVTNKNNLVNISDYIVLFLLIDLFGLFIIFFFSYKWYYQRNVWTHLHKIFYNHKYIAFYFNNTYYIYTVDRNVDNILVSMDIYGDPNVNITFSEYTNLEKSIFYEYFILNRFRKNKLKIFEIHQDKIQELTTTYKEKEKRKKNYEMKIPYRDKKCKNVEDIQSCHINNNLDINTGCYKSLRDDLNECDIPSEEKQGNFYSRKPNHSYTMKPYKIYIGTLNNIITQSNIPVNNTNQNINGSLINTSTTTTNNNNNINNNNNINNNNNNNNNNNQKNHRNQNINYPNPQNERINYPYTNEFIRDHHEYVNNIVLTPKQQIIDNTILKNKQNDEDINKKKLTTHLQKNLLKENLIITDEYFINTDTNQYMNNAQNQNNISLPKEIYLDRSEECKPKNIWNIQNESQNVLSIPNFDEQDNQRQNEQAEIICPNDGNYYLHNEEYNQEMYHNNVHYKNGHMDNSLNPHTNYYINNHINYDTSYHINHHNNNFKIFRNLKKLMSSFTFVFFFFIFIYAFLLSIIHIFINYFFYIYLYVFNINIYVSNVYTIIMTGVSLIAIPFSGYIIDNIGAFLSLLLCSSLFILITISGSIYCYKFNLNSEVLAFLFFNLIGISQSIIPTVIISQIPTHLCVKNNEHITSAFAIFEVVSMIIISLNNYIFGSFMVKEEYLMGLYVLFFFILLVIALISLLIISIYIKRKRYIHMYKNTNDYNLAQPLL from the exons ATGTCTGAGTATAAAGTTAGTAGTATATACTTTTCACGATCTAATAAACTGCTAATATTAATGTGTGTGATTTTTTTCTCCTGCTCTACTCACATATTTAAGAATGTTTTCCCTTTTCTATTTATGCTTACAGGTATAGCAACCCAACATGGTAATATGAATGTGTATGTTAAGAAAAATAGCTGGTGTGATATAAGCAGTAAGTTAGACAGAAATACGGAACATGaacaatatatacaaaaggaagataaagaaaaaaaaataataataaatacaaacACTGATGgtaataagaatattaaTTATGATCATCCTTATAATATGATGAATTTATGTTATgatgaattatataataatggaGATGAGAATAATGAGAAACATTTATTAAACCTTGAAcatgaatattttattaaaaatgaatatacTACTTGTAAATTTTgtcataattatataaagaataataataataataataataataataataatgtatataataatacatataataatatatatactgATTCGTATAACAATACATgtgataattattataacaatcgatataataataaaagggATCATACAGGGAAAGGGaaatatattgataataatatattttattataataaaatacataataaacaaaatgaaagTGTCATTAATAAAGAATCTATATCCTtatacaataatattttatcattaatatattttagtTCTTTAATaacttatatttttattttcttttttgatttaagcaaaaaaaattatatcataaatattttttatattaccAATTTAATATCTcattgtattatattttttatattaaatgatatgcaaatttttaattctcATTTAATACAATCAATTCctaattatatatttgtagATGATCATAAAAAGAAGTTTTCTCCTTTTTCTCAACCATATTTAAATAgtcataataatttatcaatccaaaatatttttaatagtATAGCTAGCCAAAATGGCTATATacatgatatattatatatggataaaaaaaaaaaaaaaaaaaaaatgggACTTAATAATTCAACAAAtgaaagaaataatttaaagaataaattggatgatttaaaaaatatatctatattatataatatggaTGTGTATAaatctttatttattttttttatttatccaaataataatatattttttaatccttatcttattaatatgaattGGAATATTATGTCTAATATAtcaaatgatatattatataataagtatgaaaaaagtaaagatttatataataataataataataataataataataataataataataataattatgttatACAAAGTagaataaaagaaaaaaataatgttctagattttttatttttaaaaagaaataaaaatatatattataaaaaatatttattagttctatattttttcattatgaTAAGTTCTATATGTAGTTGTTATATCAAAATTTATcaaaaaagaattttatattgtgtattttatattaatgtaGGAGTTATtacttcatttttaattttaatgaatAGTCTATTTAAACTATTTGCCCATTCTCTAAATTATATTGTAACTAATAAAAACAACCTTGTTAATATAAGTGATTATATAGTTTTGTTCTTATTAATAGATTTATTTggattatttataattttcttcttttctTATAAATGGTATTATCAAAGAAATGTGTGGACACATcttcataaaatattttataatcataaatatattgctttctattttaataacacatattatatatatactgTTGACCGAAATgttgataatattttagTATCTATGGATATATATGGTGATCctaatgtaaatattacTTTTTCGGAGTATACAAATTTAGAAAAAtcaattttttatgaatattttatattgaACAGATTCAGAAAAAACAAACTCAAAATTTTCGAAATCCATCAGGACAAGATTCAGGAATTGACCACTACATATaaggaaaaagaaaagcggaaaaaaaattatgaaatgAAAATACCTTACAGAGATAAAAAGTGCAAAAATGTCGAAGATATACAAAGTTgtcatataaataataactTGGATATAAATACTGGATGTTACAAATCTCTGAGGGATGATCTTAACGAATGTGATATACCAAGTGAAGAAAAGCAAGGTAATTTTTATAGTCGAAAACCAAACCATAGTTATACTATGAAAccatataaaatatacatagGAACAttaaacaatataataacacAATCTAATATTCCAgtaaataatacaaatcaaaatataaatggaTCGCTCATAAATACATCAACAACAACaactaataataataataatattaataataataataatattaataataataataataataataataataataaccaAAAGAATCATCGTAATCAAAATATCAATTATCCTAATCCTCAAAATGAACGAATAAATTATCCTTATACAAATGAATTTATTCGTGACCATCATGAATATGTGAATAATATAGTACTTACTCCAAAACAACAAATTATAGATAATacaattttaaaaaataaacaaaatgatgaagacattaataaaaagaaattaacaacacatttacaaaaaaatttattaaaagaaaatcttattataactgatgaatattttataaacaCTGATACTAATCAATATATGAATAACGCacaaaatcaaaataatatatccttaccaaaagaaatatatttagatAGATCAGAAGAATGTAAaccaaaaaatatttggaatatacaaaatgaaaGTCAAAATGTTTTATCAATACCGAATTTTGATGAACAAGATAATCAAAGACAAAATGAACAAGCGGAAATAATTTGTCCAAATGATggaaattattatttacataatgAGGAATATAACCAAGAAATGtatcataataatgttcattataaaaatggtCATATGGATAATTCACTTAACCCTCATACAAACTATTACAttaataatcatattaaTTATGACACGAGTTATCATATTAATCATcataataacaattttaaaatatttagaaacctaaaaaaattaatgtCCTCATTCACTTTCgttttcttcttttttatatttatatatgcCTTTCTATTGTCAATCATacacatatttataaattacttcttttatatatatctatatgttttcaatataaatatctaTGTTTCCAATGtatatacaattattatGACAGGTGTATCATTAATAGCTATACCATTCTCAGgatatattattgataACATTGGTGCTTTCCTTTCACTTCTTTTATGTTCTTCTCTTTTTATCCTAATAACCATTTCGGGTTCCATATATTGCTATAAGTTTAATTTAA ATTCTGAAGTTTTGGCTTTTTTATTCTTCAATCTTATAG GCATAAGTCAATCCATTATTCCTACTGTAATCATTTCGCAGATACCTACCCACTTATG CGTGAAGAATAACGAACATATAACATCAGCCTTTGCAATATTTGAAGTTGTTTCgatgataattataagtttaaataattatatctTTGGTAGTTTTATGGTCAAAGAAG aATACTTAATGGGTCTTTATgtcttatttttttttatcctCCTAGTTATAGCCCTTATTTCATTGTTAATAAtttctatttatattaaaaggaaaagatatatacatatgtataagAACACGAATGACTATAATTTGGCTCAACCTTTgctttaa
- a CDS encoding deubiquinating/deneddylating enzyme — translation MERDNENVLEEWCLIESNPCIFYDMLKRMGATETSVEDVYSLSYFDDYINNKENITMNHILGVDKYLGENKKTLDKENNVVDVVELYKNDICIEDKYNKLLKHHSYIYGIIFLFNIGKHYKNNKYIEHKVPDNLFFAKQVIPNACATQAILSIVLNKDIELNDEIKNIKTFSLNFDSSMKGLTLSNCTFLRNIHNSYKPPIYLDKEDVHHDKKKSEDSFHFVSYISFEDKVYLLDGLQSGPVLINADEENKPNPNNNNNNNDNNDNNNNNNNNDNNNNNNNNNNNNNNNNNNNNNNNNNNIGMNGKDWIEISREHIKKEIDEICNSQTNNDVRFNIIAVMKDKEYIIQEYINIHRIVKQRVNIKLINLGENIELSDEINEDEFPLLNDIPSIENLPNNIDTLYNIVNKSTLEINYLQSLLHEQKEIKKLWNKELTFKFFNFYPFIMSSINLMAKHKLLKDAYQKEKLKNATNS, via the coding sequence ATGGAGAGGGATAATGAAAACGTTTTAGAAGAGTGGTGTTTAATAGAAAGTAACCCCTGCATATTTTATGATATGCTTAAACGTATGGGTGCTACAGAAACCTCAGTAGAAGATGTGTATAGTTTATCTTATTTTgatgattatataaataataaggaGAATATAACTATGAATCATATATTGGGTGTTGATAAATATTTAGGagagaataaaaaaacgCTGGATAAAGAGAATAATGTTGTTGATGTAGttgaattatataagaacgatatatgtattgaggataaatataataaattattaaaacatcatagttatatttatggtataatatttttatttaatattggaaagcattataaaaataataaatatattgagCATAAGGTTCCtgataatttattttttgcTAAACAAGTTATACCAAATGCATGTGCTACACAAGCTATTTTGTCTATTGTGTTGAATAAGGATATAGaattaaatgatgaaataaaaaatataaaaacatttagTTTGAATTTCGATAGTTCAATGAAAGGATTAACATTATCGAATTGTACTTTTCTTCgtaatatacataattcatataaacCTCCAATATATTTAGATAAAGAGGATGTACATcatgataaaaaaaaaagtgaaGACTCCTTTCATTTTGTTTCGTATATTAGTTTTGAGGATAAAGTATATTTATTGGATGGTTTACAAAGTGGGCCCGTGCTTATAAATGCAGACGAGGAAAATAAACCCAACCCAAAcaataacaacaataataatgataataatgataataataataataataataataatgataataataataataataataataataataataataataataataataataataataataataataataataataacaatattgGGATGAATGGAAAAGATTGGATAGAAATTTCTAGagaacatataaaaaaagaaatagaTGAAATATGTAATTCACAAACTAATAATGATGTTCGTTTTAACATTATTGCCGTTATGAAAGATAAAGAATACATTATTcaagaatatataaatatacatcGCATAGTTAAACAAAGAGTTAATATCAAATTAATTAACCTTGGAGAAAATATTGAACTATCAGATGAAATTAATGAAGACGAATTTCCCTTATTAAACGATATACCCTCAATAGAAAACTTAccaaataatatagatactttatataatatagtaAATAAATCAACCTTAGAAATTAACTATTTACAATCATTATTACATGAGcaaaaagaaataaagaaattatgGAATAAAGAACTGacttttaaattttttaatttctaTCCTTTCATAATGTCTTCTATCAATTTAATGGCTAAGCACAAGTTATTAAAAGATGCTTatcaaaaagaaaaattaaaaaatgcAACAAACTCTTGA